Proteins from one Triticum aestivum cultivar Chinese Spring chromosome 7A, IWGSC CS RefSeq v2.1, whole genome shotgun sequence genomic window:
- the LOC123146893 gene encoding uncharacterized protein, producing the protein MELRSRRLIASGEARRRARLGFTPSEPDHISALPDELLLLVLARLGCVATAARTSVLARRWRGLWTWLLDLAFPDVPFRSLGKALDALGRKDTVVSSFHIRVADQPGSTRAVSSLLRAAAWFLPVDLAVAIPSGVVYLPHPVELPCFGFERTATISLLMDSNPVELRLPTSAALAAADVGECLFPALTTLDLCGYYTHDGLAALLPHCPLLRVLRYAVRYRRPCDEVEDYAITVKSPTLRELLVEESGVNYVRRIDIATPALEQLTVSFEAREDLTVSVQAPMAEKVSWSCRYGGSWFTGFGCWEIEKVSLFSPSPSPVPTAETRRPKLLHIDACKGPGNDWLFTADDYPADHLEQELEKHLQQQVAADLSAIDLEVHLTSLGHVYGAFVLHLLGTRPVRTAARSFKLALLMPERKEAVEGCKTFTLTEVPPPWRAVIASPAGETKLSARRSLKKWKSTASEETIMSSVSWRWCSDVRRCLEE; encoded by the exons ATGGAGCTGCGATCGAGGCGGCTCATCGCCTCCGGCGAAGCGCGCCGCCGCGCCAGGCTAGGCTTCACTCCCTCCGAGCCGGACCACATCAGCGCGCTCCCCGACGAGCTGCTGCTCCTGGTCCTTGCGCGCCTCGGATGCGTCGCCACCGCCGCGCGCACCAGCGTCCTCGCCCGCCGGTGGCGCGGCCTCTGGACCTGGCTCCTAGATCTGGCCTTCCCCGACGTCCCGTTCCGCTCCCTCGGTAAGGCGCTCGACGCCCTCGGCCGCAAGGACACGGTCgtctcctccttccacatccgcgtcgccgaccagcccggctccacCCGCGCAGTCAGCTCGCTGCTGCGGGCCGCCGCGTGGTTCTTGCCGGTTGATCTCGCCGTCGCCATCCCATCGGGCGTCGTGTACCTGCCCCATCCCGTCGAGCTGCCGTGCTTCGGCTTCGAGCGCACCGCCACGATCTCCCTCCTGATGGACAGCAATCCCGTCGAGCTCCGCCTGCCGACGTCCGCGGCCCTGGCCGCCGCCGACGTTGGCGAGTGCCTGTTCCCCGCACTCACCACGCTCGACCTCTGCGGCTACTACACCCACGACGGCCTCGCCGCCCTTCTCCCCCACTGTCCCCTCCTGCGCGTGCTCCGGTACGCCGTCCGTTACCGCCGGCCCTGTGACGAGGTCGAGGACTACGCCATCACCGTCAAGTCCCCGACGCTGCGCGAGCTCCTTGTGGAGGAAAGCGGTGTGAATTATGTACGCCGCATCGACATCGCGACCCCTGCGCTCGAGCAGCTCACCGTGTCCTTCGAGGCCCGCGAGGACCTCACCGTGTCCGTGCAGGCGCCGATGGCGGAGAAGGTCTCGTGGAGCTGCCGGTATGGTGGCAGCTGGTTTACAGGGTTTGGTTGTTGGGAAATTGAGAAGGTGAGCTTATTCTCGCCGTCACCATCGCCGGTGCCGACAGCAGAGACACGGCGACCTAAGCTGCTGCACATTGATGCTTGCAAA GGACCGGGGAATGACTGGTTATTTACAGCCGACGATTACCCGGCCGATCACTTGGAGCAAGAGTTAGAGAAGCATCTGCAGCAGCAGGTTGCCGCCGACTTGTCCGCCATTGATTTGGAAGTGCATCTCACGTCTCTAGGCCACGTCTATGGAGCATTCGTGTTGCATCTCCTCGGGACGCGTCCAGTTCGCACCGCTGCGCGCAGCTTCAAGCTTGCGCTACTCATGCCTGAACGCAAG GAGGCTGTGGAGGGATGCAAAACTTTCACCTTGACGGAAGTCCCCCCCCCATGGAGGGCTGTTATTGCCAGCCCAGCTGGAGAAACCAAGCTATCTGCTCGACGGAGCTTGAAGAAGTGGAAATCGACGGCTTCCGAGGAGACAATCATGAGTTCGGTTTCCTGGAGATGGTGTTCAGATGTGCGCCGATGCTTAGAAGAATGA